TTACATCTTACGAGTGTAAATTTAAGAGTTCATTTTTTTACAAGTTAGTGGAGTTGTATCGCCAACCCCACGCCCCTACTCTTATAACAATAATGGAGGTAAATTTTATGTATACTAAGAAAAAAGAATTTAGAATTAACGAAGAAATTGAAAGATTACTAATAGCAAGAAGTACAGAATTAAATATATCATCTAGCGAGTATATAAGACAGCTAATTAAAGCAGATTTTACTCAAAAAACTTTAAATACTATTACAGATTTTAAAGAAGATTTAAAGACAACAATAAAAGAATTAAATAGCATAGGTAATAACTTAAATCAAGTGGCAAGATACACTAATAAAAATAAAATATTGACACAAGAAAATGAAATTAAAATAATAGAAATGGTTGAAAAATTAGTAGATATTATTAAAAAAATTTCTTAAAAAAGTTGAGGTTTTTATATGCAAGTAATAATGAAAATAACAGAGCGACAAAGAAAAAGTAAAGCAGGTTTAAAACAATTATTTAATTACATCAGCAGAGATAATTTTAAATGTGCTGGTGTAGGAGTAAGCGATAATAAAGAGATAGCATTTAAACAATTTTTAATAAATAAATCTTTGTTTGGAAAAGATACAGATAACAAAAATAGATTTACATATCATCAAATTCTAAGTTTTGGAGCTGACATAGATAAGGAAACAGTTTTTAAAATTACAGAAGAATATTGTCAAAAAAATTTTTTAGAAAAAGGGTTTAATAGTTTTTTTTGCTATTCACACAGATAAGGAAAACATACATTGCCACATTTTAATTGACAATGTAAATTATAAAACTGGTAAAATGCTACAATCTTTAACAGAGAAGCAATATAATAAAGAAGTTAGAAAACAGAATAAAGAAGAAGTTTACATCTATGAAAAGCAGAGAGAACTATTTGAGAATATCTGTATCGAACACGGCCTTAGATATTAGCGAAAAAGAAAGATATAAGAGTATGCACGAGGAGAAAGAAAAAGAGGGGAGAAAGTGGCTTACTAAAGAGCAATACAGAGCGATAAAAGATAAAGACAGCTGGAGAAATATTATTAAAGGCAAATTAGAAGAAATCTATAAGAGAGTAGACTTAAGAGAAGATAATATAAAAGAGATAGCCAAAGAGTACCAGCTGGAAGTAACTAGACATAACACAAAAAATAAAACAATAACATTTGCACTGGTAGACCTTCAGGGGAAACCTACTAAAGAAAGAATTAAACTAGAGAGATTAGAGGAGCAAGAAAGCGAATTAAACAGAAGTAAAGATAAAGAAAATATATTTGAATACGATATTTTCTTTAAAGGTAGAGAAAAGGAAGAAGAAAAGACAAGAGAAGAAACTATAAAAATTGAAGCTCCTGATGAAGATAAAGAAAAAGAT
This sequence is a window from Fusobacterium polymorphum. Protein-coding genes within it:
- a CDS encoding plasmid mobilization protein, which encodes MYTKKKEFRINEEIERLLIARSTELNISSSEYIRQLIKADFTQKTLNTITDFKEDLKTTIKELNSIGNNLNQVARYTNKNKILTQENEIKIIEMVEKLVDIIKKIS